ACCGGATTGACCAATAATTTACGAATGTCATCTAAGTTTACTTGAACATCTGTTTGTTTTGGTTGATGTTCTTTAAACTTATCTACCGCAACTTTTAGTTCGTCTTCATCTAAAGGTTTTAATAAATAATCGATGCTATTTAGCTTAAAGGCTTTTAGAGCATATTCATCATACGCAGTCGTAAAAATAATAGCAGATTTCACTTCAATTTCTTCAAAAATCTCAAAAGATAAACCATCAGAAAGCTGAATGTCTAAAAATATTAAATCTGGATGTTCATTGTTTTGCAACCAATTTAAAGACTCTTCTACAGAATGTAACATCTGCTGAACTTCTAAATTTAAGGCTGCTAACATTCGGTTTAACCTTCTTGCTGCCGGTTTTTCATCTTCAATTATTAATACGTTCATGTGTTATAGGTTTGTGGTTTGTGGTTTGTGAAAAATAAAAAAATTAAAATTAAACGCAAAGTTCGCAAAGAGTTTTCGCTAAGAGCGCAAAGAAAAAAATATAAAACTGTTCCTTTATTCTAATTTGTGCAAAAAACTCTGTGAATCTCAGCTTTTTCTCCGTTAATCTCTGTGTAAAACCCTACTTTTCCATCAATTCTTTTATTTTCTTTTCTTCCCAATCTTTACCAAAACCTAAAGATTGAAACCCGAAAACTCCCATCCAATGAAAAAACATTCCGATTCCCCAGAAAAGCCACGTAGAATATACTCCAAAATTAGAAAATGTATCTATAAAATTGTATCCACTTTGTGTTAAGCCAAAAATAATAACTCCGCTTATAAAAATGTTTACCAACACATACACTATTAAATGCACGTAAAACCCCTTAATAGCTTTTACTCTCTTTTTTGCTCTTATGTAACTCGCTTCTTGCGTAAAATCTTGTTGCATAACCTTAATTTTTATCGTTCATAAATTCTTGAATCTTCTTTTCTTCCCAATCTTTTCCTAAACCCAATAAGTTAAATCCAAAAACGGATAACCAGTGAAAGAAAAGTCCTGTTCCCCAACCACAAACAGAAAACCAAAACCAATGAAAATGAGGTTCGAATTTTAAGTTTGTAAAAATGATTACAGGAATTATAATACAGTAAACACTTAAATGTGTATAAAATCCTTTTATCTTTTTTACCCTTTTTTGAGCTTTATAATAGCGTTGTTCTTTTGTGAAATTAGATTCCATTTCTATCTTCTTTTATGTTGTTCGTTCATATATTTTTCAATCTTCTTTTGTTCCCAATCTTTGTCTAGAAACAACGACAACCCAAAAGTATTTAAAGCCTGAAAAACAATCCCAATTCCCCAATAAAACCAAATTTTATAATTATGATAATTAAACAACGCCTCGTTAAAAGTGTCTCCGTCATTTACATCTCCAACTATAAAAATTGCACTTAAAAAAACATTTACAACCACATACGTTGCTAGGTGCTTATAAAATTTACTAATTTTTTCAACTCTTTTCTTAGCTAAGATATATTTCTGCTCTTGTGTAAATTCATGTTCCATTACCTTCTGTTTTTATGTTGGTTCTCTTTATTCATCATTTCTTTAATCTTTCTTTCTTCCCAATTACTACCTAAGAAAATATTGTAATTGTTTACTTCTAAAAAGTGAAACGCTAATCCCATTCCCCATCCAAAAATTGGAAACCAAAACCAATGAAATCCTGGAGAAAATCTTAAATTGATAAAAATTAAAAAAGGAATTACAATACAGTAAGAGACTAAATTTTGATAAAATTCCTTTAATTTCTCTACTCTTTCTACTGCTTTTACATATTTGCTATTTTCTAAATCGTCTGTGTACATAATATCGTTCATTTTATATAAGAGAGGTAAACTCACCTTAAAAGTTTTGTTGTTGTTTTCTATTTTCACTCCTTTTTGAGTGATCAATCCATATCGATCTGCAATATTTTGCAACCCAACTTTGGTGCTTTTTCCTATTGCTTCTTTAGGATTTACGTTGTTTTCTATAATTAAATAACCATCTTCTTCGTAAATTGATACTGTTAAAGGCTTAGAAGAAGAAACCACATTGTGTTTTACTGCATTTTCTAACAATAGTTGTAAAGAAAGTGGCACAATTTTTAACTCATTAGTACTTATAGTATCTGGAATATTAAATTTCACAGCATCTTCAAAACGCATCTCTAAGAGTTGCATATATGTTTTTGCAAATTTCAATTCTTCATCAATGGGTACTAAATCTTTATTTCTTTGTTCTAAAACATATCTATATACTTTAGATAATTTTGTGGTAAATTTTTCTGCTTGCGCAGGATTTTCGCCAATCAAACTGGTTAACACATTTAAACTATTGAATAAAAAATGTGGATCTAATTGATTTTTTAAAGACTCAAACTTTGCCGTTTCTGTTTTTGCTACAATCTGTTGCTGTGTGCTTTCTTGCGTCATGGCAGATTTCCAATTGACCATAAAGCCTTTGGCATGTAAAAAAGCAGCTACACCTAATGAAAATATAATAGCAAATAAATGTACCCAAACTAAATATCCTTTAAAAAAATTTTCAACCGAATTCCCAAAAAGAAGTATATATTGAATGTAGTGAATTATTAAAACAGCAATAACAGTATATATAACGGTAGCAATTATTCCGGACCAAACCCTTTTATTGGTTTCTTTAACCCAATCCCATTTTGTATTTAAATATTCATTAATAATTCCATTTCCTAATCCTAAGGTAAAAGAATACATTCCCGAAATTAAAAAAGTGAAACCAACTCCCTTTAAGTTAAATTGCTGATTTATAACTACAAAAATACTTCCTATAATTAAAGTAAGCTTTGTACAAACTATAAAATCGTGTTTAATTTTATTATAGATATTTGTGTCTAATTTCTTCATTTTTGGGAGTTAATTTAGTAAAATAAACATACTAAAAT
The nucleotide sequence above comes from Polaribacter butkevichii. Encoded proteins:
- a CDS encoding 2TM domain-containing protein, with amino-acid sequence MESNFTKEQRYYKAQKRVKKIKGFYTHLSVYCIIIPVIIFTNLKFEPHFHWFWFSVCGWGTGLFFHWLSVFGFNLLGLGKDWEEKKIQEFMNDKN
- a CDS encoding 2TM domain-containing protein — translated: MEHEFTQEQKYILAKKRVEKISKFYKHLATYVVVNVFLSAIFIVGDVNDGDTFNEALFNYHNYKIWFYWGIGIVFQALNTFGLSLFLDKDWEQKKIEKYMNEQHKRR
- a CDS encoding 2TM domain-containing protein; protein product: MQQDFTQEASYIRAKKRVKAIKGFYVHLIVYVLVNIFISGVIIFGLTQSGYNFIDTFSNFGVYSTWLFWGIGMFFHWMGVFGFQSLGFGKDWEEKKIKELMEK
- a CDS encoding LytR/AlgR family response regulator transcription factor, yielding MNVLIIEDEKPAARRLNRMLAALNLEVQQMLHSVEESLNWLQNNEHPDLIFLDIQLSDGLSFEIFEEIEVKSAIIFTTAYDEYALKAFKLNSIDYLLKPLDEDELKVAVDKFKEHQPKQTDVQVNLDDIRKLLVNPVDRKFKKRLTIKVGQHIKIINIDEVECFYSENKSTYIHTKENRNHLLDNSLEYWQEQLNPEHFFRVNRTFIIHINAIKDIVAFSNSRLKLILDSYTETEIIVSRERVKDFKNWID
- a CDS encoding 2TM domain-containing protein; the encoded protein is MKKLDTNIYNKIKHDFIVCTKLTLIIGSIFVVINQQFNLKGVGFTFLISGMYSFTLGLGNGIINEYLNTKWDWVKETNKRVWSGIIATVIYTVIAVLIIHYIQYILLFGNSVENFFKGYLVWVHLFAIIFSLGVAAFLHAKGFMVNWKSAMTQESTQQQIVAKTETAKFESLKNQLDPHFLFNSLNVLTSLIGENPAQAEKFTTKLSKVYRYVLEQRNKDLVPIDEELKFAKTYMQLLEMRFEDAVKFNIPDTISTNELKIVPLSLQLLLENAVKHNVVSSSKPLTVSIYEEDGYLIIENNVNPKEAIGKSTKVGLQNIADRYGLITQKGVKIENNNKTFKVSLPLLYKMNDIMYTDDLENSKYVKAVERVEKLKEFYQNLVSYCIVIPFLIFINLRFSPGFHWFWFPIFGWGMGLAFHFLEVNNYNIFLGSNWEERKIKEMMNKENQHKNRR